One window of the Scyliorhinus torazame isolate Kashiwa2021f chromosome 24, sScyTor2.1, whole genome shotgun sequence genome contains the following:
- the LOC140400060 gene encoding histone H2B-like, producing MADEKKPTSKPASKKGAKKVIKKPAVKGGKKRRKSRKESYSIYIYKVMKQVHPDTGISSKAMSIMNSFVNDIFERIAGEASRLAHYNKRSTISSREIQTAVRLLLPGELAKHAVSEGTKAVTKYTSSK from the coding sequence atggctgacgagaagaaaccaacatcgaaaccagcttccaagaagggagccaagaaagtcattaagaaaccggcagtaaagggcggcaagaagcggcgaaagtcgaggaaggagagttactccatctacatttacaaagtgatgaagcaggttcaccccgacaccggcatctcctccaaggccatgagcatcatgaactcgttcgtcaacgatattttcgaacgcatcgcgggtgaggcttcccgcctggcccattacaacaagcgcagcaccatcagctcccgggagatccagaccgccgtgcgcctgctgctgcccggggaactggccaagcacgccgtgtcggaagggacaaaggcggtgaccaagtacaccagctccaagtaa